Proteins encoded in a region of the Candidatus Moanabacter tarae genome:
- the mutM gene encoding Formamidopyrimidine-DNA glycosylase, with the protein MPELAEVEYYRKVWDPGLGRRVKEVIFRPHVRCFRECDVKNLRRSLLGRTLKSSESHGKRMLFRFSRDMWLGVHLGMTGKLHLESDRYLPDKHAHFVIVQTKQKLVFSDFRQFGKILLSIGRKAPEWWSNLPPALVSDGFTRDLLRDFLKQHGRSPIKSVLLLQERFPGIGNWMADEILWRARIRPDCMAARINGVKLSHLHSSIGRVCREALDVVATDWKDPPDSWLFNHRWKDGGRCPKTGRPLQRRKIRGRTTCWSPAWQRWPISRSG; encoded by the coding sequence ATGCCCGAACTAGCTGAAGTTGAGTACTATAGGAAGGTGTGGGATCCTGGGCTGGGGCGCCGGGTTAAGGAGGTGATTTTTAGACCGCATGTCCGGTGTTTCCGGGAGTGCGATGTTAAAAATCTCCGGCGTAGCCTTTTGGGTCGGACTCTAAAGAGTTCGGAGAGCCACGGCAAACGCATGCTCTTTCGATTTTCACGTGATATGTGGCTCGGAGTACATCTAGGGATGACGGGTAAACTGCACTTAGAATCCGATAGATATTTGCCGGATAAGCATGCCCACTTCGTCATCGTCCAGACGAAACAGAAGCTAGTCTTTTCAGATTTTCGACAATTTGGAAAGATCCTTTTATCGATCGGTAGAAAGGCTCCGGAATGGTGGAGTAATCTTCCTCCAGCTCTGGTCTCAGACGGGTTCACTCGCGATCTTTTACGGGACTTTCTTAAGCAGCACGGTCGGTCCCCAATTAAATCAGTCCTTCTCCTTCAAGAGCGCTTTCCAGGAATTGGGAACTGGATGGCAGATGAGATTCTCTGGCGGGCGCGGATTCGTCCTGACTGTATGGCGGCTAGAATTAATGGAGTCAAACTCTCGCATCTCCATTCATCTATCGGGCGAGTGTGTCGAGAAGCTCTCGATGTCGTAGCAACCGACTGGAAAGACCCTCCGGATTCGTGGCTTTTTAACCATCGATGGAAGGATGGAGGCCGTTGTCCAAAAACTGGGAGACCTTTGCAGCGCCGAAAAATAAGAGGACGTACTACCTGCTGGAGCCCGGCCTGGCAGAGGTGGCCCATATCCCGGTCAGGTTGA